The sequence below is a genomic window from Sporichthya brevicatena.
CAGTCACGTGCACTCCTGTCCCACGAGCACCATCGTGCAGTTCAGAGCTTTGATCGGGCGTTCGCCACGCCGAACCGGCCGAACTGATTCCCCGTCAGTTCCCAGCCTCGGTTCTGCGGGTCAGTTGGACCAGGAGCCCGAGGGGGGTTCGACGACCTGCTCGCCGCCGGCTCGCGAGCCGCCCTTCTCCTGCTCGGCGAGCTTGCGCTTCCACTCCTTCTCGGCCTTCTCCTGCGCGGCCTTCTGCGCGGCGGCGGCCTGCTCGGCCGCGATGCGCGCCCGTTCGGCCTCGGCCGCCGCGGCGGCGCGCTCCTTGCGGGCCTGAACCCGCGCGGCCCGGGCGGCGGCCTGCTCGGCCTCGAGCTGCTGCCGGGCCTCGAGCTCGGCCCGCTCCTCCGGCGTCAGCGGCTTCGGGGCCGCCGGCGCCGGGACCGCGCCGTCGGTGACCGTGCCGTCGGCGAGGGAGACGAAGGAGACACCGGGCGCCGGGACCATGCCGATCTCCCGGGCGGCCTTCGCCAGCCGGTCGGGGGCGGCCGCCCGAGCGAGCGCCTCCTCCAGGTTCTGGCTGCGGTCCTCGAGGGCCGTGGCCTCCTTCTGGAGCTTGCTCGCCGTGAACGAGCCCTGCGCGAGCGCGGTGTTGAACCCGAGCAGCGCGGCGAGCCCGCCCGAGAGAACGAGCAGGAGCAGCATCACGAACGAGGCGCGCCCGGCCCGCGGCACGCGGTCGGGGACCACGGCCAGGGACGGGACGGCGCTCCCCGCCCGGGTGGTGCGCGGCGGCACGGGCCGCGGGGACTGCAGCACGGAGCTCACGCCGCCGCCTCCCGCACCTTCTCCGCCGCCCGCACCCGCGCCGACCCGGCGCGGGGGTTGGCGGCGATCTCGGCCTCGTCCGGTGCGTCGCCCTTGGCGAGCAGGCGTAGGACGGGGGCCGTGCCGGGCAGCTCGACCGGGAGGTCGAGCGGGCCGCCGGCGGTGGCTCCGGCGACGAGGACGCGCTTGACGATGCGGTCCTCCAACGAGTGGTACGTGAGGACGACGATGCGCCCGGAGACCGCGAGCGCGGCGACCGCGGCCGGCATCGCCCGCTCCAGGGCCGCGAGCTCGCCGTTGACCTCGATGCGCAGGGCCTGGAAGGTCCGCTTGGCGGGATTGCCCCCGGTCCGGCGGGCCGGCGCCGGGATCGCCGCACGGATCAGGTCGACGAGGCGGGCGGAGGTCGAGAAGGGCTCCCGGGCCCGCTCGCGCACCACGGCGTCGGCGATGCGCTTCGCGAACTTCTCCTCCCCGTAGGCCCGCAGGATCCGGGCGAGATCCCTCGCGTCGTAAGTGTTGAGCACGTCCGCGGCCGTGGGGCCCGTCGTCGGATTCATCCGCATGTCGAGCGGGGCGTCCTGCGCGTAGGCGAAGCCGCGGTCGGCCTCGTCGAGCTGCATCGAGGAGACGCCGAGGTCGAACAGGACCCCCTGCACGTGCGGGAGCCCGAGCCGGTCGAGCACGTCCGGCAGTTCGTCGTAGACGGCGTGGACGAGCGTGACCCGCTCGCCGAAGGGGGCCAGCCGGGTCGCGGACAGCTCCAGGGCGTGCGGGTCGCGGTCCAGGCCCACCAGGCGCAGGCCGTCGAACCGGCGCAGCATCGCCTCGCTGTGGCCGCCGAGCCCGAGGGTGGCGTCGACCACGACCGCGCCGGGGGTCTCCAGCGCCGGCGCGAGCAGGGCGAGCACGCGGTCCAGCAGCACCGGCACGTGCCGGTCGGCAGGCCCACTACTGGTCACGGTGCGCGTCCTTCGTGCTCGGGTCGTGCTCGGGTCGTGCGGGAAGTTGCTGGTCCGTCGGTGGCGCTGGGACGTGGGGCCAGGTCCCCGCCCGCTCGGTCTCCGGCACCGGGGAAGGTGAGCCGGAGTCCTGGAGCGGGGGGAGACCTCACGCCACGTCGGCGTTCGGGGTCGTGCTCGGGTGGTGCTCGGGGGTGCAGATGGGGGTGCAGATCAGGGCCGTCACATCAGACCGGGGAACACCTCCTCCGACAGGTCGGCGAAGGCCTGCTCCTGGGCGGCGAGGTAGCGGTCCCAGGCGGCGGAGTCCCAGACCTCGACCCGGGCGTTCGCGCCGATGACCACGCACTCGCGCTCCAGCCCGGCGTAGGACCGCAGCTGGGGCGGGATCGTGATCCGGCCCTGCTTGTCGGGCACCTCGTCGGAGGCGCCGGCGTACAGGACACGCATGAAGTCGCGGGGCCCCTTGGACGTCACCGGCGCGGTGCGGAGCTGCTCGGCGATCCGGGCGAACTCGGCGACGGGCCAGATGTAGAGGCAGCGCTCCTGGCCCTTCGTGATCACGAGCCCCTCCGCCAGTTCGTCCCGGAATTTCGCCGGGAGGATCAGCCGCCCTTTGTCGTCCAGCCGCGGTGTGTGGGTGCCGAGGAACACCTCTCCACCCCTCCAACCGCCCGTGGAGCCCATTTTCCTCCACTGGACTCCACCGTACTCCACTTCACTCCACGGTCAACGCCAAACCAGGGGTTTTGTGGCCCGACTCGCGCCCGCCGGGCCGGGACCGGGAGGGTTGCGGGCCGATTCGTGGTGGGAAGCCCGATATGGCGCCGAAATCCGGGGTGCGCGAGCGGGGGTGAACTCACCCGGTCGGCGCTGTCTCCGATGAACCCCTGCCACAGATCGCGGCGGCGGGTGGAGAATGACTGCCCACGACCGACGCACGGCCTGGAGGATTTGTGACCGCTCCGCACGGCGACCCGCCAGGCGGGATCTCCTACTCGATGCCGGTCGGTGCGGGAGGGCTGGGCTCGGGGCTGAGCGTCCCGGAGGTCGCCGGCCGCATCCGGGGGACCGTCGAACGGGTGATCGTCGGCAAACCCGAATCGGTCCGGCTCGCACTGGTGGTCCTCCTCGCGGAGGGCCATCTGCTCGTCGAGGACGTGCCGGGCGTCGGCAAGACGATGCTGTCGAAGGCGCTGGCCCGCTCGGTCGACTGCTCGGTGCGCCGGATCCAGTTCACGCCGGACCTGCTGCCCTCGGACATCACCGGCGTCTCGATCTACAACCAGGAACGCCGCGACTTCGAGTTCAAGCCGGGCGCGATCTTCGCCAACGTCGTGATCGGCGACGAGATCAACCGCGCCTCCCCCAAGACGCAGTCCGCGCTGCTGGAGTGCATGGAGGAGGGCCAGGTCACCGTCGACGGCGTGACCTACCAGCTGGCCGCGCCGTTCATGGTCGTGGCGACGCAGAACCCGGTCGAGATGGAGGGCACCTACCCGCTGCCCGAGGCCCAGCGTGACCGGTTCATGGCCCGGATCTCCATGGGCTACCCGCACGGGACCGCCGAGCTCGACATGATCGACAACCACGGCGCCGCGTCGCCGCTGGACTACCTCGAGCCGGCCACCGACGGGCAGACCGTCGTCAAGCTGATCGAGATCGTCCGGTCCGTCCACGTCTCGCCGGCCGTGAAGCAGTACACGGTCGACCTGGTCGGTGCGACCCGCTCCTCCCCCGAGCTCCGGCTCGGCGCGTCACCGCGCGCGACGCTGCACCTGGTCCGGGCCGCCCGGGCCGCGGCGGCGCTCGACGGGCGCGACTTCGTGCTCCCCGACGACATCCAGGCCCTGGCGATGCCGGTGCTCGCGCACCGGCTCATCACCACGGCCGAGGCCCAGATCGCCCGCCGCACCGCGGCGGCGATCGTCCGCGACATCGTTCGCAGCGTCCCGCTTCCGGGACGCTGAGAGCCGTCGCGGCCGACCCCCGCCGACCTCGACGGCAGGTACTTTCGCAACCGTGCGGATATTTTCCGGGCTGACGCTCCGCGGCCGCTGCTTCCTGGTCGCCGGAGTCGCCGCGTTGGGCTGCGCCCTCGTCCTCGGCCAGCAGGACGTCCTGCGCGTCGCGATCCTGCTGATCAGCCTGCCGCTGGTGTGCGCGGCGGTCGTGTTCCGCACCCAGCACAAGCTCTCCACGTCGCGCGTCATCGAGCCGATGCGGGTGCCGGCCGGTGAGGAGGCCCGGGTCTCCCTGCGCGTCGACAACACCTCGCTGGCCCCGAGCGGCCTGCTGCTCGCGGAGGACAGCCTGCCGCGCGGCATGAGCGCGCGGCCGCGGTTCGTCATCGACCGCCTCGAACCGCGCGGCAAGCGCGAGGTCTTCTACCGGGTGCGCAGCCAGGTCCGCGGCAAGTTCCCGATCGGGCCGCTGCGGCTGCGCCTCGCCGACCCGTTCGGCATGTGCGAGATCTCCCGCTCCTACGCCGGCACCGACGACCTGATCGTGATCCCGGTGGTCGAGCCGGTGCCGTTCGTGGTGCTCGGCGGCGAGTGGACCGGCGGCAGCGAGAGCCACCCGAGCTCGATCCCCTCCGCCGGCGAGGACGACATCGGCACGCGCGAGTACCGCTACGGCGACGCGCTGCACCGCGTCCACTGGCGCTCGACGGCCCGCCGCGGCGAGCTGATGGTCCGCCGCGAGGAGCACCCCCGGCAGAGCCAGGCGACCCTGCTCGTCGACGTCCGCGCCGAGGCGCACGCCGGTGAGGGCCTGCACTCCTCGCTGGAGTGGGCGGTCTCCGCCGCCGCGTCGCTGTCCATCCACCTGATCCGGCGCGGGTTCTCCCTGCGCCTGCTGACCGAGACCGGGCAGCCGCTGGCGGGGATGGCCGCGGACGTCGTCTCCCCCTCCCCCGACGTCGAGGGCCTGCTGCTCGACGCGCTCGCCATGCTGGCGCCCTCGCACACCCCGACGCTCAACGACGCCCTGCGCGGCCTGCACCGGGCCGGCAGCGACAGCCTGGTGATCGCGCTCCTCGGTGACCTCAGCGAGGCCGACGCGGCCGCCCTGGGCCGGCGCCGCCAGGGCACGCAGACCGCGATCGCCCTGATGCTGCGCCCACTGAGCTGGACCCCCGGCGGCGCCGAGGCACGGACCGAGGAGCAGCGCCGGTTCGAGCACAACATCGCGCTGCTGCGCAACGGCGGCTGGCGCGCGGTCCCGGTCTCGGCCGGCGACCGTCTGCCCGACGTCTGGCTCGGGGTCGCCCGCGGCGGCCCCGTCACCGGCATCCGGCCGGCGGGGGTCGCGTGAAGACCGACCTGCGGACCGCGCTCAAGCTGACGTTCGCCGGCTTCGTCGCGTGCGTGCTCACGACGTCGCTGCTGTACTCCGTCTTCGACGGCGACGAGTGGTTCGCCCGCAGCATCGGCGGCATCGTCCTGGTCTTCGGGATCGGCGCCCTCGCGCGCGCCGGCCGCTTCCCCGGCTTCTCGGTGCCGCTCCTGCAGGTCGCCGGTGTGCTGGTCTACCTGACCTCCACCTACGCCCCGGACGACGCCAAGGGTGGCTGGCTGCCCGGCGAGGCGACGCTGCGGACGCTCGGGGACCTCGCCGACGCCGCGTTCACCGAGATCGACACCGTCACCCCGCCGCTGACCCCGTCGGAGTCGCTGACGTTCCTCGTCGTCGCCGGGGTCGCGGCGATGGCCGTCGTGGTCGACCTGCTCGCCGCCGGACTGCGCCAGACCGCCCTGGCCGGGATCCCGCTGCTGGTGCTGTACATCATCCCGGCGGCGGTGCTGCCCGACGGAGTGCACGGCGCGCTGTTCCTGCTGCCCGCGCTGGGATACCTGCTGCTGCTCATCACCGACAGCCGCGAACGGCTGCTGCGCTGGGGCGTCGCGGTCTCCGGCCGGGCCGACGGGGCCCGCACCCGCGCGTCCGGCGAGCTCGGCCAGATGACGCGCCGGATCGGCGTCACCGTCCTCTCGCTCTCGATCGTGATCCCCGCGCTCGCACCACGCCTGTCCGACGGCGCCTTCGGGTCCGGCGGCCTCGGCAACGACCCCGACGGCGGCGGCACCATCTCCACGCTGAACCCGCTCGTGAGCATGCGCCGCGACCTCGTCCGGCCGCAGGACGTCGACCTCATGCGGGTGCGGACCGACTCGGTCAACGCCGACGAGCTCTACCTGCGCGCCGTCACCCTCGACACCTTCGACGGCGAGGAGTGGCGGGCCGGGCGCCGGGAGGTCCGCCGCTTCGACACCGGCCTGCCCAAGCCGATCGGTCTGCCCGACGCGCTGGCCACCGCGACGGTCACCACGACGGTCGAGGCGCTGGACGCGCTGGAGTCCGACTACGTCCCGATGCCGTTCCCCGCCACGCGGCTGGAGATCGAGGGCGGCTGGCGGGTCGACCCGTTGACCAGCAACGTCGTCAGCCACGACGGCCCCAAGCAGATCTCCGGCTCGAGCTACACGGTGCGCAGCTACGACGTCAGCCCGCAGCCGACCGACGTGCTGCCCGCGATCCAGATCGAGCCCTACCTGGAGCCGTACCTGCGGCTCCCGGCCGACCTGCCGAACCGGGTGAAGCAGCTCGCGGAGCGCGTCACCCGCGGCGCGGACACGGTCCTCGGCCGCGCGATCGCCCTGCAGCAGTGGTTCCGCGACCCGAACGAGTTCGCCTACGACCTGCGTCAGCGGCCGGGCACCGGCAAGGACGCGATCCTCGCCTTCCTCAACGACCGCCGCGGCTACTGCGAGCAGTTCGCGTCCACGATGGCCGTGATGGCACGGCACCTGGGCATCCCCGCCCGCGTGAACGTCGGGTTCACCCCCGGCGCCCCGGCCGCCGACGGCAGCCGCATCATCAGCGCCCACGACGCCCACGCCTGGCCCGAGCTGTACCTGCCCGGCGTCGGCTGGACGCGCTTCGAACCGACCCCGGGCAGCGCCCAGTCGAACCCGGACGTGCCGAACTGGCTCGCTCCGCAGCCGGAGACCGAGACCCCCGGCGGCGACGAGGGCCCGGTCGAGGAGGCCACCCCGGACCCGCAGCCGACCGACGCGCCCGGAGCCACCGCCCCGCCGGACCCGGCGGCCGCACCCACCTCCACCGCGTGCCCGCCCGACCCCGACGTGCCCTGCACCGAGCTCCCGCCGCCCCCGGACGACACCGACCTCACCTCGAGCTCCGGCGGCGGCTGGGGCTGGCTGAAGTGGGTCCTGCCGGTCCTGCTGGGTCTCGTCCTCCTGCTCGTGCCCTGGGCCGCCCGCGAGGCCGTCCGGCGCCGGCGCTGGGCCCTGGCCGGCACCGCTGCGGCCGGTGGGGCCGCCGCCGAGTGGGCGTGGGCCGAACTGCGCGACAGCACCGTCGACCTCGGCTACACCTGGCCCGAGGCCCGGACCCCCCGGCAGACCTCGGCGGAGCTCGTCGGCGACGGCAAGCTCGGCCCCCGTGCCGCCGACGCGCTGGCGATGATCACCCAGTACGTCGAGCGGGTCCGCTACGCCCCGAGCGGCACCGGCGCCCCCGCCGGTCCGAGCCGCGACGACCTCCGGACCGCCGTCGACGACGTCCGCCGCGAACTCGGCGAGACCGCCGGCCGACAGCGGCGTCTTCGGGCGACGTTCCTCCCCCGGTCGCTGGCGACCCTCCTGGGCCGCGCCGCCCTCCGGACCCGGGAGCGCGCCGTCGCGGCCCGCCGGTCCGTCCTGCGGACCCTCCGCCTCCGCCGCGCCTGACCCATCCCCCGTCCCACCCCTGCACTGGAGATGACATCTCCAGTGCACAACCCCCCACCCCCGTGGAGATGACATCTCCACTGCACAGCACGCTCCCCCTGCACTGGAGATGACATCTCCAGTGCACGGGGCGGGCGGGGACGCGCGAGAGCCCCGGCCGGTGCGGCCGGGGCTCTCGGAGATCCAGGTGGTGCGCTCGGGCGGTCAGGCCCGGGGAGGAGCGGTCAGCGACCTTCCTCGCGCCGGCGACGCCAGCGGTCCTCGAAGCGCTCGGTCATGCCGCGCTTCGGGCCCTTCGGGCGGCCCTTCGACCGGCCCTTGAGCGGGGTCACGTTGGAGCGGACCGGCTCGGCGCTGCCGGAGACCTTGCGCCAGCTGGTCACCGCGAACAGCGCGGAGGCCAGCATGAGCACGAAGCCCAGAATCCCCACGATCCAGATCGTGGAGACCACACCGGTCATCAGCAGGGCGACGCCGAGGAGGAAACCGACTGCGGACGCGAGGGCCCGGCGCCGGTAGTGCGAGCGCAGGTCAGTGCCGCGCAGCGAGGAGACGAACTTCGGGTCCTCTGCGTAGAGGGCCCGCTCCATCTGCTCGAGCAGGCGCTGCTCGTGGTCGGAGAGCGGCACGGAATCCTCCTATTGGGCAGCCACCCCACGGCTGCCGCGTACCCGCCAGGATAAGCAGCGAACCCCGCGGTTGTAACCCGACCGTGCAGATCCGCCCTCGGATGGCGCAGAGATCTTTGCCGCACCACACCGAAACGCGCCGAAATCGAGCCGAAAGCGGGGCCTCAGGGCCGGACGGCGAGGACGTGCAGCTGGGTCGCGATGGCGCGGAACGCCGGGAGCTCGGCGACGGCGGACTCCAGCGCGACCAGGTCCTCCCGGGCGGCGGCCTCGCCCTCGACGACCCCGCTGGGCACGAGGTCGGAGAACACGCGGACGCCGTGGATGGCGAGGACGCGGGCGCCGGCGGCCTCCAGCATCGCGACCAGGTCGTCCGGGGCGAAGCGGCGCGGGAGCGGGTCGGAGGCGCCCCAGCGGCCGGTGGGGTCCTCCAGCGCGTGCCGGGCCCCGACGACGTGACCGCTGATCGCCCGGGCGAACACGGCCGCGTTGCGGTTGGCGGCGAGCAGGCTGAGCGCACCCCCGGGCCGCAGGGTCGCCAGGGCCGCGGCCAGCGAGGCGGCCGGGTCGTCGGTGTGTTCGAGCGCCCCGTGGCACAGCAGCAGGTCGAACGACCCCGGCGCGGCGACGGCGGCGAGGTTGTCGGCGTCGCCCTGGACGGCCCGGACCTGCGCGGCCACGCCTGCCTCGGCGACGCGGCGCCCGAGCGAGGCCAGGGCGTCCGGGCTCGGGTCGAGAACGGTCACCCGGTGGCCCGACTGGGCCAGCGGCACCGCGAACCCGCCGGTGCCGCCACCGACGTCGAGGACCTCGAGCTCGGTGCGGCCGCCGCCCCGCGGGTCGGCCAGCAGGTCGTCCAGCGCGGGACGCAGGGCCTCCCACACCACGGCCGTGCGCACCGAGCTGCGGGCCCGGGTCAGATCGGCCATCGGTGCCTCCTCGCTGCTGCGGAACTCGCGGTGGGGCTCGTCGCCGGGCGGATCCCGGCGCGGGCCTCGTGATCACCCTAGGGTCTGCGCCATGGCTGTACTCGCGATCGACGCAGGGACGACCGGGGTCACCGCCCTGGTGGTCACCCCCGACGGCCGGGTCGCCGCGCGCGGCTACGCCGAGTTCCCCCAGCACTTCCCCTCGCCCGGTCAGGTCGAGCACGTGCCCGAGGAGATCTGGCAGGCGACGCTGCGCGCGTGTCGCGACGCCCTCGACGCCGCCGCGGCGGCCGGCGTCGACCCGGTGGTGTGCGTCGGCATCACGAACCAGCGCGAGACCGCCGTGCTGTGGGACCGCAAGCGGCTGCGCTCCCCCCGGCCGGCGATCGTCTGGCAGGACCGGCGGACGACCGCGATCTGTGACCGCCTCAAGGAGGCCGGCCACGAACCCCGCGTCGCGGAGCTGACCGGCCTGCGCCTCGACCCGTACTTCACCGGGACGAAGCTGACCTGGCTCACCGAGCACGACACCCGCACCTGGGACGGAGTCCGGGACGGCTCCCTCGCCATCGGGACCGTCGACTCCTACCTGATCGCACGCCTGACGGGTGGTCAGGTGCATGCCACGGACGCCTCGAACGCGTCCCGGACGCTGCTGTACGACATCGGCGCCGGGGCGTGGTCGGACGAGCTGTGCGAACTGCTCGGCGTCCCGCGCGGAGCGCTGCCGGAGGTCGTCCCGTCGTTCGGCGAGATCGGCCGCACCGACCCGGAGGAGTTCCTCGGCCTCGACGTCCCGATCTCGGGCATCGCGGGCGACCAGCAGGCGGCGCTGTTCGGCCAGGCCTGCTACTCCCCCGGCGACTCCAAGTGCACCTACGGCACCGGGTCGTTCCTGCTCATCAACACCGGGTCCGACCTGGTCCGCTCCGACGCCGGGCTG
It includes:
- the rsmH gene encoding 16S rRNA (cytosine(1402)-N(4))-methyltransferase RsmH, whose product is MTSSGPADRHVPVLLDRVLALLAPALETPGAVVVDATLGLGGHSEAMLRRFDGLRLVGLDRDPHALELSATRLAPFGERVTLVHAVYDELPDVLDRLGLPHVQGVLFDLGVSSMQLDEADRGFAYAQDAPLDMRMNPTTGPTAADVLNTYDARDLARILRAYGEEKFAKRIADAVVRERAREPFSTSARLVDLIRAAIPAPARRTGGNPAKRTFQALRIEVNGELAALERAMPAAVAALAVSGRIVVLTYHSLEDRIVKRVLVAGATAGGPLDLPVELPGTAPVLRLLAKGDAPDEAEIAANPRAGSARVRAAEKVREAAA
- the mraZ gene encoding division/cell wall cluster transcriptional repressor MraZ, which gives rise to MFLGTHTPRLDDKGRLILPAKFRDELAEGLVITKGQERCLYIWPVAEFARIAEQLRTAPVTSKGPRDFMRVLYAGASDEVPDKQGRITIPPQLRSYAGLERECVVIGANARVEVWDSAAWDRYLAAQEQAFADLSEEVFPGLM
- a CDS encoding AAA family ATPase produces the protein MPVGAGGLGSGLSVPEVAGRIRGTVERVIVGKPESVRLALVVLLAEGHLLVEDVPGVGKTMLSKALARSVDCSVRRIQFTPDLLPSDITGVSIYNQERRDFEFKPGAIFANVVIGDEINRASPKTQSALLECMEEGQVTVDGVTYQLAAPFMVVATQNPVEMEGTYPLPEAQRDRFMARISMGYPHGTAELDMIDNHGAASPLDYLEPATDGQTVVKLIEIVRSVHVSPAVKQYTVDLVGATRSSPELRLGASPRATLHLVRAARAAAALDGRDFVLPDDIQALAMPVLAHRLITTAEAQIARRTAAAIVRDIVRSVPLPGR
- a CDS encoding DUF58 domain-containing protein — protein: MRIFSGLTLRGRCFLVAGVAALGCALVLGQQDVLRVAILLISLPLVCAAVVFRTQHKLSTSRVIEPMRVPAGEEARVSLRVDNTSLAPSGLLLAEDSLPRGMSARPRFVIDRLEPRGKREVFYRVRSQVRGKFPIGPLRLRLADPFGMCEISRSYAGTDDLIVIPVVEPVPFVVLGGEWTGGSESHPSSIPSAGEDDIGTREYRYGDALHRVHWRSTARRGELMVRREEHPRQSQATLLVDVRAEAHAGEGLHSSLEWAVSAAASLSIHLIRRGFSLRLLTETGQPLAGMAADVVSPSPDVEGLLLDALAMLAPSHTPTLNDALRGLHRAGSDSLVIALLGDLSEADAAALGRRRQGTQTAIALMLRPLSWTPGGAEARTEEQRRFEHNIALLRNGGWRAVPVSAGDRLPDVWLGVARGGPVTGIRPAGVA
- a CDS encoding DUF3488 and transglutaminase-like domain-containing protein, producing MKTDLRTALKLTFAGFVACVLTTSLLYSVFDGDEWFARSIGGIVLVFGIGALARAGRFPGFSVPLLQVAGVLVYLTSTYAPDDAKGGWLPGEATLRTLGDLADAAFTEIDTVTPPLTPSESLTFLVVAGVAAMAVVVDLLAAGLRQTALAGIPLLVLYIIPAAVLPDGVHGALFLLPALGYLLLLITDSRERLLRWGVAVSGRADGARTRASGELGQMTRRIGVTVLSLSIVIPALAPRLSDGAFGSGGLGNDPDGGGTISTLNPLVSMRRDLVRPQDVDLMRVRTDSVNADELYLRAVTLDTFDGEEWRAGRREVRRFDTGLPKPIGLPDALATATVTTTVEALDALESDYVPMPFPATRLEIEGGWRVDPLTSNVVSHDGPKQISGSSYTVRSYDVSPQPTDVLPAIQIEPYLEPYLRLPADLPNRVKQLAERVTRGADTVLGRAIALQQWFRDPNEFAYDLRQRPGTGKDAILAFLNDRRGYCEQFASTMAVMARHLGIPARVNVGFTPGAPAADGSRIISAHDAHAWPELYLPGVGWTRFEPTPGSAQSNPDVPNWLAPQPETETPGGDEGPVEEATPDPQPTDAPGATAPPDPAAAPTSTACPPDPDVPCTELPPPPDDTDLTSSSGGGWGWLKWVLPVLLGLVLLLVPWAAREAVRRRRWALAGTAAAGGAAAEWAWAELRDSTVDLGYTWPEARTPRQTSAELVGDGKLGPRAADALAMITQYVERVRYAPSGTGAPAGPSRDDLRTAVDDVRRELGETAGRQRRLRATFLPRSLATLLGRAALRTRERAVAARRSVLRTLRLRRA
- a CDS encoding DUF3040 domain-containing protein, coding for MPLSDHEQRLLEQMERALYAEDPKFVSSLRGTDLRSHYRRRALASAVGFLLGVALLMTGVVSTIWIVGILGFVLMLASALFAVTSWRKVSGSAEPVRSNVTPLKGRSKGRPKGPKRGMTERFEDRWRRRREEGR
- a CDS encoding methyltransferase domain-containing protein codes for the protein MADLTRARSSVRTAVVWEALRPALDDLLADPRGGGRTELEVLDVGGGTGGFAVPLAQSGHRVTVLDPSPDALASLGRRVAEAGVAAQVRAVQGDADNLAAVAAPGSFDLLLCHGALEHTDDPAASLAAALATLRPGGALSLLAANRNAAVFARAISGHVVGARHALEDPTGRWGASDPLPRRFAPDDLVAMLEAAGARVLAIHGVRVFSDLVPSGVVEGEAAAREDLVALESAVAELPAFRAIATQLHVLAVRP
- the glpK gene encoding glycerol kinase GlpK; translation: MAVLAIDAGTTGVTALVVTPDGRVAARGYAEFPQHFPSPGQVEHVPEEIWQATLRACRDALDAAAAAGVDPVVCVGITNQRETAVLWDRKRLRSPRPAIVWQDRRTTAICDRLKEAGHEPRVAELTGLRLDPYFTGTKLTWLTEHDTRTWDGVRDGSLAIGTVDSYLIARLTGGQVHATDASNASRTLLYDIGAGAWSDELCELLGVPRGALPEVVPSFGEIGRTDPEEFLGLDVPISGIAGDQQAALFGQACYSPGDSKCTYGTGSFLLINTGSDLVRSDAGLLTTVAWQDPDGSLTYALEGAIFVTGAAVQWLRDGLGIISSASETTAVAGTVPDSGGVVFVPALTGLGAPHWDPDARGTIVGITRGTTRAHLVRATLEAITYEVRDVIEVMTAAAGLEVPVLTVDGGAAANDLLCQLQSTELGVPVQRPEILETTGLGAAFLAGLGAGVWSTREELARTWRLDRRFEPGPRDDAGYARWLEAVRRARGWATATA